Proteins encoded by one window of Pseudomonadota bacterium:
- a CDS encoding DUF924 family protein, with product MQDILDFWFQTIDSKQWWQKDDAFDALCLSRFGDLYEAAARGEHDDWQGTPLGCVALCLVLDQIPRNAFRDTPRAFATDAAALAVTHHAVARGFDLDPSLDDSHRQFLYMPMQHSERIEDQREALRLADRITRWDFAGFAKRHHDIIERFGRFPHRNAILGRESTEEEREFLTQPGSSF from the coding sequence ATGCAAGACATCCTGGATTTCTGGTTCCAGACCATCGACTCCAAGCAGTGGTGGCAAAAGGACGATGCGTTCGACGCCCTGTGCCTGAGTCGCTTCGGCGATCTCTACGAAGCCGCGGCGCGCGGCGAACACGACGATTGGCAGGGCACACCGCTCGGGTGCGTCGCCCTCTGCCTGGTCCTCGACCAGATCCCGCGCAACGCCTTCCGCGACACCCCACGCGCCTTCGCCACCGACGCAGCCGCCCTCGCCGTCACCCACCATGCCGTGGCGCGGGGCTTCGACCTCGACCCGTCCCTCGACGACTCCCACCGCCAGTTCCTCTACATGCCGATGCAGCACAGTGAACGCATCGAGGATCAACGCGAAGCGCTGCGCCTGGCGGATCGCATCACCCGCTGGGATTTCGCCGGCTTCGCCAAGCGCCATCACGACATCATCGAGCGCTTCGGTCGGTTCCCCCACCGCAACGCCATCCTCGGCCGGGAGAGCACGGAGGAGGA